The genomic region GTCCACTGTCCCTCAAGACTATAATTTATTCTTGTACTCGACTGATAAAGTCGGTACTATAGGCAAAACATATCATCAATACAGATACATagcgttgtacatgtgtcttacacatcaacacaaacatcaTCTCTTATGCAGATAATCGCTGAAATGATCTCACTAGAAACACAAACACTCGCACAACACAAAGCAAAGTTACCACTATCATTTCTGGCGAACATGAATGACGCAACAAAACAAATGCTAACAAATCGAATACGCACATACAAGCCATCAaccagtaacaccacagtactaggTATTAAATTAGATAAACACTTGCGTATGTACAGCCTCAGTAAACTTGTGCAATCAGTAACTAAGAAAGCAGTTATCAGAGTCCACAAACTACGTGGAGCTCAGATCTAGGTAAGAGTGTCACTCCACAAAGCGCTCACTCGACCTCTCATACATAACTTACACACCGCTTGCACTCTCTCACACCCAAGACAAATCTCTTAAATCTGCAACGTATCCAGAGCAAGGCACTGCGCTGGCTATTTGGCACTAGGTGCAGCAGGGCCTCATCACCAGCGAGCCCCTTTCTTGCTAGGGCAAATATCTTGGATCTAAACGTTAATTGGAAAACTGTTGGTGACAAAGCAAACTCTGTAGACCAGAGACGAACTATGGTACATGGACATCAGAAAGAGAGACTTGATAAGCTTGTGGATAGACGGGAAGAGATAAATGGTAGGCTTGTGGAAACACGGGAAGTTATACGGAAACCTAGTAACACGTATGTCCTATTCCACTTTCCATAGATCTCCCAGTTTTCAAATAAATGCACCCAACGTTCTAATTGCCTTCTTAGGTATGCTTAAACCTCACAGGTCACCGTTAAACTGCAACTTGCCAAAAAAGGCCTTTACAAATCAATCAATAGCTGAGTTAAATCTTGACAGTTTCTCCTACACTAGGTAATATTTCGTCTCGTCAAAACTGTTATTCTCCTCTTCCCCACTTCTCCACTCACTTCCAACTAGGTCCTTCGTTAATTTATTCGCCGGCTGACAGGCTGTCGTCAAACAACAAGGAAAACCCAGGACAGGACAACAGGGCACTATGCAACATGACAGAACATCAGTGCAGGGGACACCTAGGGCCTGTTACTGATCACATGTGCAAGTAGTTGCTCATCAGTGTCCCTTATCTGGTTGGTCAATGGGTGTCCAGGCCATGACCAGTGGAAACATACGGTACTAAATGCTAGTGAACAACTAGTTCTCAATGCCCCCTTCCCCAACTTAGGAGTAACGGGTATCAGATCTTCACATTTGGTATCAGGTCTTCACACCTGGTATCAGGTCTTCACATTTGGTGATATTGTGACAGTGATTTGTCACATGGGGTCTGCAACATTGTAAACAATGACTTTGCGTTACGTGAAGGTGTAGCAGTGAtaactggtgacagtgttgtgagaaACTGCATCCATAATATGGGAATGCCCAGTGACATAGCTTTATAAATAGCTGTGACAGTGATGCAATGGATATTAATGAACTAGTTTCTAGAGATACTGCAACAGTGATTATCCGGGGTATAGTGAAGCCAAGATAACCACCCGGAGAAACAACTGTTACTGAACAAGGCACTGTGTACTATCTCTGTCCCACTAATAAAGTTGTCACTGTGTATTTTTCACTGTGTGTTGTCTGAGCCtgccacccctcacacacacacacacacacacacacacacacacacacacacacacacacacacacacacacacacacacacacacacacacacacacacacacacagaaataatgggaagactagaacgaGTCTTTGGTtaacccgaaggtgtagggaggcaaaaactaagtgcactaaagAATGAAAAATGTACaggagacaaaggacccaggaaaataaagagatcagtcgaagaaccagaaacgagtatgcacagataaggagggaggcccagcaacagtacgaaGACAAcattgcatcgaaagtcaagtctgatccgaagctgttatatagccacatcaggaggaagaaaacagtcaaggaccaggtgatcaggctgaggaaagaagatgggaagctcacaagaaacgatcaagaagtatgtgaggagctcaatgcgaaatttaaggaagtatttacagtggagacagaaaggactctgtgAGGCTAGAACAGAGGGGTACATTAACAAGGGACagaccaacaagtgttggatgaaatacacacaaccgaggaggaggtgaagaagctgctaagtgaccttgataccttaaaggcggtgggaccggacaacatctctccgtgggtccttagagagggagcagagatgctgtgcgtgccactaaccacaattttcgacacatccattgaaactggaagacggcaaatgtagtccccatttttaagacaGTAGACAGagacgaggcactaaactacagacaagtctcactgaagtgtatagtatgcaaagtcacggagaagattatcaggaggagagtgatggagcacctggaacggaactagattataaacgacaaccagcacagattcatggaatgcaaatcctgtgtaacaaacctactggtattttatgacatggtaacagaagtaagatacgagATAGAGgagtgggttgactgcattttcttggactataagaaggccttcgacacagttcctcacaagagattagtgcagaagctagaggatcaggcacgtataacaggaagggtactgcaatggatcagaaaatgcctgacagggaagcaacaactagtcatggtacgtgataaggtatcatagtgggcgcctgtgacgagcggggtcccacaggggtcagtcctaggaccagtgttacttttggtatatgtgaatgacagatGGAAGAGAaaaactctgaagtgtccctattcgcagacgatgtgaagttaatgaggagaattaaatcatatgaggaccaggcaggactgcaaagagatctggacaggctggacgcgtggtccagcaactggctccttgaatttaaccccgctaaatgcaaagtcacgaagatcgggtaagggcaaagaagacctcagacagaatataggctagatGGCCAGAAACCGCAagcttcactcaaggagaaagatcttggggtgagtataataccgagcacatctccggaagcacatatcaaccaaataaccgctgcagaatatgggcccctggcaaatctgagaataacattccgatgcctcagtaaggaatcgttcaagactctgtacaccgtgtacgtcaggcccattctggagtatgcagaaccagtttggaacccacacctggtcaagcatatcaagaaattagagaaagtgcaaaggttcgcaacaaggccagttccagagctaaggggaatgtcctacgaagaaaggttaagggaaatcggcctgacgatactggaatataagagggttagaggagacattataacgacatacaaaatactgagaggagtagatagggtggacagagacaggatgttccagagacgggacacagaaacaaggggtcacaattggaagttgaagactcagatgagtcaaaggaatgttaggaagtatttcttcagtcatagagtagtcaggcagtggaatagcctagaaagtaacgtagtggaggcaggaaccatacatagttttaaggcgaggtatgataaagctcatgaagcagagagagaaaggacctagtagcgattagtgaagaggcgggtccaggagctgagtctcgacccctgcaaccacaaataggtgagtacacacacacacacacacacgcacgcgaaCAAATTTTACATCCTCTTCTTTATGAGTAAAATTATTGTTGATATGAGTGGTGGGGTGGACGGCGTCCTCTGTGACCCACGTGCAGGTGAAGGCTGTATGGCTAAGAGGTTAACTTAACTAACAAGATTCGTAGCCTCACCTGGCTGTTTAGTCTCGCTCTTAAGATGGAGGCGAGACCTGTAAGCCGGTCCTCTTCTGTTACGTTTAAATCTTCCTCGGTCTCGTCCTCGTAATTATCAGACTTGTTGTCCTCGAGTCGAGTGTAAGTTTCCAGCTCTGTCTCGTAGTCGAGACGAGTGTGTTGATGCATCTGGTGTTGCTCCAGCTGTTTGGCCTGCAGATGTTGTTCCAGCTGTTTGGCCTGCAGGTTTTGCTCCAGCTGCTTGGcctgcaggtggtgatggtgttgctccAGCTGCTTGGCCTGCAGGTTCTGGATAAGCTGGGAGCAGTAGGTGTAGTAAAGCATCTGTGACTGATGCACTGCAGCCAGCAGTGCTTCTGTGTCCTTCAGGGCGGCCGGGGGCAGCATCCCCTGGGAAATCGTCGAAGTCTGGAGGTGGAGGAGAGCTGTGAGCAGGTGGCTCCCTGGAACaccgtctctctcactcactgctaTCCGAGTACTGCTGCCGAGCAAGGAACTCTCGACAAGTGGCGAGCACTGGCTCTGTCGCGGCCTCATGACTGACTGACTTAAGACTTCTCCGGCCTCCActctatcaccattaccactagcTGGCCCCGCCCCTAACTCCCGGCGCTTGTCGCTACTGACGCCcccgctactgctactgctactgttagtgGTAGCATCGTTCTTTTCTTCAGCTGATGGTGGCCGGAAATTAGATTCGTAAGCTAAATCTGATGGTTGGGGAGATTCAATCCTTGCTTTTTTTCTAGCGACTTCAGGCGAATATGTATTTGACGTATCCCAGACTGTGGAAGTTGGCGGAGAATAACTGCTTATCCATGGGGACTGGGATTTAGGAAACGGGGAGtctggtggggaaggtggggaagcTCTAGCCTGGCAGTGCCTCTTCTTGGGGATAGGGATATAGCGGCTGGCAGTGGCAGGCGAAGCGCTGAGCATAGCATGGGTAGTCAGCTTGGTGCTTGGCTCCAAGGCGCACTTGGGATCCTTCCTGAGACGAGGCCACGAGTGGTGAAGCACGAGCTTAGGACGGCTGCCGGTGGTGAGGTCCATGGGCACGTCTTGGTGCGGTGCTCGCGAGCCAGCTAGTGTCAACACCTCCATGCTACTGCTCGGATCACTTCCACACCCGCGTCGAGGTCACCCCTAAGATGCCAACAGCTGCACCTGGAGAGGAAAAAGATGCAAGAATTGTGATGGATTTATAGACCAAAATTTCCCCTTCTTGTTGTAATTTAAGTCATGTACGTGATAGCGAAATGAATATTGCGGTAAATAAGTACCCAGCACAAACAAGAACCCACATAGTGTCGTAGCATGACTTAATGATTCATCCAAATGACTTAGTGTAGAAAATAATGAGACGGAAGAAACAGTTTGAAGAAGAAACCTGTACCTGGATGAGGTGTCACTCTGTACAGAGATTTATTTCTTGATGAAGTCTAACAGATCAAAACGTTGCCCCCAACCTCTGTTatgcctagtttttttttttttaatcatccCAATTAGTTCTATGAGATAGTCATTGTTCTATATAAAGGAAGGAAACGCTCGTGCAACATTACAACTGAAAGAAGAATTAGACTCGTGCAGCATCTGGGTGTCTAACGTGTCCAATTCATCCTCTTGTCGGTAATGTCTACCATTCATAAACAAAACTGCATCTATTACCATTGTCAATGGGTAAACAGAAAGAATTGGCAGTGATCCATAGAGACCACACAACTCAACTTTGTatacaacactcaacacaactaAAACAACTCAAACAGCCAACACCTGCACATGTACGACCTCTTTGCCTACCCGTGGACATTTTTTAAGTGCCTGTGAAGTCCCAATATTCGGGGAAAAGTCCCGAATGAAAAATATATTCATTGTAGAAGGATCTATCGTTATCAAGTGTTGGTAACGAAGCAATTACGTTCATTATGATTAAAAACGAGGGGTAACGCTAAACACGTAGGATTatgcagtgcctgtggggggatgtggacgGAATtcgggcttaattcagggaactggagcacagatccaattccctagatcaagatcccctcaccagcatcaaggaactttccttgatgGGTCTTCACCTTGAAAGCTGCAACGATTTTATTTGCCAAACTTTTCGTTGACAATCAACTGCTGTCATGTcacaactcacacactcagctcactacagtcatgtcacaaCTCACAAACTCAgctcactacagtcatgtcacaactcacacactcagctcactacagtcatgtcacaacccacacactcagctcactacagtcatgtcacaactcacacactcagctcactacagtcatgtcacaactcacacactcagctcaatacagtcatgtcacaactcacacactcagctcactacagtcatgtcacaacccacacactcagctcactacagtcatgtcacaacccacacactcagctcactacagtcatgtcacaactcacacactcagctcactacagtcatgtcacaactcacacactcagctcactacagtcatgtcacaactcacacactcagctcactacagtcatgtcacaactcacacactcagctcactacagtcatgtcacaaCCCACACACTCAGCTCACTGCAGTCATGTCACAACTCACACCCTCAgctcactacagtcatgtcacaactcacacactcagctcaatacagtcatgtcacaactcacacactcagctcactacagtcatgtcacaactcacacactcagctcactacagtcatgtcacaacccacacactcagctcactacagtcatgtcacaacccacacactcagctcactacagtcatgtcacaacccacacactcagctcactacagtcatgtcacaacccacacactcagctcactacagtcatgtcacaactcacacactcagctcaatacagtcatgtcacaactcacacactcagctcactacagtcatgtcacaacccacacactcagctcactacagtcatgtcacaactcacacactcagctcactacagtcatgtcacaactcacacactcagctcaatacagtcatgtcacaactcacacactcagctcactacagtcatgtcacaactcacacactcagctcactacagtcatgtcacgactcacacactcagctcactacagtcatgtcacaaCTCAGGCACTTAgctcactacagtcatgtcacaacccacacactcagctcactacagtcatgtcacaacccacacactcagctcactacagtcatgtcacaactcacacactcagctcactacagtcatgtcacaacccacacactcagctcactacagtcatgtcacaactcacacactcagctcactacagtcatgtcacaacccacacactcagctcactacagtcatgtcacgactcacacactcagctcactacagtcatgtcacaacccacacactcagctcactacagtcatgtcacaactcacacactcagctcactacagtcatgtcacaacccacacactcagctcactacagtcatgtcacaactcacacactcagctcactacagtcatgtcacgactcacacactcagctcactacagtcatgtcacgactcacacactcagctcactacagtcatgtcacaacccacacactcagctcactacagtcatgtcacaactcacacactcagctcactacagtcatgtcacaactcacacactcagctcactacagtcatgtcacaactcacacactcagctcactacagtcatgtcacaaCTCACACACTAAGCTCACTACatgaatcaagataccatgaatcaagccaccatgagtcaagccaccatgagtcaagccaccatgaatcaagccaccatgaatcaagccaccatgaatcaagccaccatgaatcaagccaccatgagtcaagccaccatgaatcaagccaccatgagtcaagccaccatgaatcaagccaccatgagtcaagccaccatgagtcaagccaccatgaatcaagccaccatgagtcaagccaccatgaatcaagccaccgtgaatcaagccaccatgaatcaagccaccatgaatcaagccaccatga from Cherax quadricarinatus isolate ZL_2023a chromosome 15, ASM3850222v1, whole genome shotgun sequence harbors:
- the LOC128703304 gene encoding TOX high mobility group box family member 3; this translates as MEVLTLAGSRAPHQDVPMDLTTGSRPKLVLHHSWPRLRKDPKCALEPSTKLTTHAMLSASPATASRYIPIPKKRHCQARASPPSPPDSPFPKSQSPWISSYSPPTSTVWDTSNTYSPEVARKKARIESPQPSDLAYESNFRPPSAEEKNDATTNSSSSSSGGVSSDKRRELGAGPASGNGDRVEAGEVLSQSVMRPRQSQCSPLVESSLLGSSTRIAVSERDGVPGSHLLTALLHLQTSTISQGMLPPAALKDTEALLAAVHQSQMLYYTYCSQLIQNLQAKQLEQHHHHLQAKQLEQNLQAKQLEQHLQAKQLEQHQMHQHTRLDYETELETYTRLEDNKSDNYEDETEEDLNVTEEDRLTGLASILRARLNSQETPQPTPDPQSSSAGSPSLTLPSSTTGGEDFDLSPTESSAGARKRAPRALTGKHVRPGTGASASTLLTLRQKLQERQKYREVYGEDPPQPSKSSKTRSRKR